The following are encoded together in the Meriones unguiculatus strain TT.TT164.6M chromosome 16, Bangor_MerUng_6.1, whole genome shotgun sequence genome:
- the C16H6orf132 gene encoding uncharacterized protein C6orf132 homolog yields the protein MKKSPTMQGTFSKLFGKKHGNPSSTSLYATNPPWIFTQEAPETGTRDFDGIYYGDNRFNTVSESGTATLKARPRVRPLLTFIPLNAQENHGLAVPTPSVPEEFADKEAGGASTLVNGNLRLYSSVGDLRPVHYDLDSSIPPPPPGPAPGPPQDTSQPPGEAPPPPPPPGPPPPPPLLLEPPPPPSTAPPPPPVLDLSTLSPPSTPTPPDFIPPAPPSAFLTPPPPSLPAPGPPSPVSPHPTGTRQFPTGGISKWKSEAALNGRQPEDPRTSPPKSPAELKGSSLGPSPEPHLTFPRSFKVPPPTPVRTSSIPVQEAPGISPEEEEATQKTSTHLPLPPSFNIRPASQVYPDRAAEPEQPREPRPETPGSPRPRQSQPQTNGQAAAPPPAPPLPPPPPPLPPPAPSLPPPAPPLPSTEQAAPLSAGLLKTPKSSSPALKPKPNPPSLEDTDSSEPVDWRDPRQMEKLRSELAAYLCGSRKEDRSLGHRPLSKVALKDKENRKDTRPSEEAAPPSLPEKVQPCAPEKSPSSSSLPEREVTSSPALPPVDYIPQDAPAPSVRQIRNELEARFAASSEKEAKPSIGSLPPKPRLEGGRTFENGTDNGRFHKPVTKNPPQLSATPLPATTIQAKASPGSTTPPKATPGPNTPFKPTPGQATLPKAAPGLALPLKPAPEQTIPPKATPGLALPLKPTPEQTTSPKAKPGLALPLKPTPEQTTSPKATPGLALPLKPTPEQTTSPNNTPGLALPLKSTPEQTTSPKDTPGQATPSKDTPGLSIPSPQSLAEKELAPVRQRERPESQENAVAPQHATNGGLSPPALPPKMSAGGEEIPYLYRPHRSQNSHSRGVAVVIPTRAGGEAEGEAEGSGGPMDEKESQSHPAKALAPVQPADQLLRHPVTGEVVERGSPMALLLAARQRAQKTRPGGTAIGRSSLPGSLRDRGSQAEASSDGIFYKGSRPNSFIVVPKVPSEPDDSHLTSARPTEPSQWKPQQGRDTQGPELTHRHGWSKTEPPGPVARQKPVPSSSPRSCALPKSFSSPPSPSYKRAEEEEEEFSFDIIPPPPEFSNDPEPPARGPPAPGLQHQGLRGSPPRNSFSDLGQSRNAGFSRFPGAQYPGPGGLDRFSGSGRCSLIKKRLYVGEPNCNPGTPRGSTGRSLSSPNCFGPQPGGPEMRRVNSAGRAAPGGLHARRLSLEGARGAAEVKYKAPGGGSGSGSKPGDYGFVPAKGSRSPHGTTHYGSPINTFTVRPGTRHPISYAYPGTHRKAAS from the exons AATGCCCAGGAGAACCACGGGCTGGCTGTGCCCACCCCCTCTGTCCCAGAAGAGTTTGCGGACAAGGAAGCGGGAG GTGCCAGCACACTAGTCAATGGCAACCTCCGGCTATACAGCTCTGTGGGCGACCTGAGGCCTGTACACTATGACCTGGACTCATCCATCCCCCCACCTCCTCCAGGCCCAGCCCCAGGGCCACCCCAGGACACCTCACAGCCTCCAGGAGAGgcccctcctccaccacctccacctggccctccccctccccctcccctgctgttggaacccccacccccacccagcacagccccacctccacctccagtCCTGGACTTATCTACCCTCTCCCCGCCATCCACACCTACCCCTCCTGACTTCATCCCCCCTGCCCCACCGTCAGCCTTTctaacccctcccccaccttctttGCCAGCCCCCGGACCCCCATCTCCGGTCTCTCCTCACCCAACTGGAACTCGGCAATTCCCCACCGGGGGTATTAGCAAGTGGAAATCAGAAGCAGCACTCAACGGCAGGCAGCCAGAAGACCCCAGAACCAGCCCCCCCAAAAGCCCTGCTGAACTAAAGGGGAGCTCCCTCGGGCCTAGCCCAGAGCCCCACCTCACCTTCCCCAGGTCATTTAAGGTGCCTCCCCCAACTCCAGTCAGGACTTCATCTATCCCAGTTCAGGAAGCACCAGGGATTTCCCcggaggaggaggaagccacCCAGAAGACCTCCACCCACCTCCCATTGCCCCCCAGCTTCAACATCCGCCCTGCATCTCAAGTTTACCCAGACAGGGCCGCAGAGCCAGAGCAGCCCAGAGAGCCTAGGCCTGAGACACCAGGCAGCCCAAGGCCCAGGCAGTCCCAACCCCAGACAAATGGACAAGCCGCAGCGCCACCACCAGCCCCTCCCTTGCctccgccccctcccccactcccaccgccagcaccctccctgcccccacctgcTCCCCCTTTGCCCTCTACTGAGCAGGCAGCCCCTCTATCTGCTGGACTTCTGAAGACCCCCAAATCCAGCTCACCTGCTCTCAAACCCAAACCCAACCCCCCCAGTCTGGAGGACACAGACTCATCAGAACCTGTGGACTGGAGGGACCCCCGACAGATGGAAAAGCTTCGAAGTGAACTGGCGGCCTATCTCTGTGGGTCCAGGAAAGAGGACCGATCGCTTGGCCACAGGCCATTGTCTAAGGTGGCCTTGAAGGACAAGGAGAACAGGAAAGACACGAGACCATCAGAGGAGGCAGCTCCTCCAAGCCTGCCTGAGAAGGTGCAACCCTGTGCTCCTGAGAAGAGCCCCTCCAGCAGCAGCCTGCCAGAGAGAGAAGTCACCAGCAGCCCGGCCCTACCCCCTGTGGACTACATCCCCCAGGATGCTCCAGCTCCTAGCGTCAGGCAGATCCGCAACGAGCTAGAGGCTCGGTTTGCCGCCTCCTCGGAGAAAGAAGCCAAGCCCAGTATagggtctctgcctcccaaacccCGGCTGGAAGGGGGAAGAACCTTTGAAAACGGGACTGATAATGGCAGATTCCATAAGCCTGTCACCAAGAATCCGCCCCAGCTGTCTGCCACCCCTCTGCCTGCCACAACAATCCAGGCCAAGGCTTCACCTGGCTCAACCACACCACCCAAGGCCACACCTGGGCCAAACACACCATTCAAACCTACCCCTGGGCAGGCCACACTCCCTAAGGCCGCACCTGGGCTAGCCTTGCCACTCAAGCCTGCACCTGAGCAGACCATACCACCCAAAGCCACACCTGGGCTAGCCTTACCACTCAAGCCCACACCTGAGCAGACCACATCACCCAAAGCCAAACCTGGGCTAGCCTTACCACTCAAGCCCACACCTGAGCAGACCACATCACCCAAGGCCACACCTGGGCTAGCCTTGCCACTCAAGCCTACACCTGAGCAGACCACATCACCTAACAACACACCTGGGCTAGCCTTGCCACTCAAATCTACACCTGAGCAGACCACATCACCTAAGGACACACCTGGGCAGGCCACACCATCCAAGGACACACCTGGACTGTCCATCCCATCACCTCAGTCACTGGCAGAGAAGGAGCTTGCCCCAGTTAGGCAGAGAGAAAGGCCAGAATCTCAGGAAAATGCAGTGGCCCCCCAACACGCCACAAATGGAGGCCTCTCGCCTCCAGCCCTCCCACCAAAGATGTCCGCTGGTGGAGAGGAAATACCGTACCTCTACAGACCCCATCGCAGCCAGAACAGCCACAGCCGAGGGGTTGCTGTAGTGATTCCCACTCGGGCCGGAGGGGAGGCCGAAGGCGAGGCCGAAGGCTCAGGAGGACCAATGGACGAGAAGGAGTCCCAAAGTCATCCAGCCAAAGCCCTCGCTCCAGTCCAGCCTGCTGACCAACTCCTCAGACACCCGGTGACCGGGGAGGTGGTGGAACGGGGTTCCCCGATGGCCTTGCTCCTGGCAGCCAGGCAGAGGGCACAGAAGACGAGGCCTGGAGGGACTGCGATAGGACGGTCCTCTCTGCCGGGGAGTCTCCGTGACCGCGGCAGCCAAGCAGAGGCCAGCTCTGACGGCATCTTTTACAAAGGCAGCCGGCCCAACTCTTTCATCGTGGTCCCTAAAGTGCCCAGTGAGCCAGACGACTCCCACCTGACGTCAGCGCGCCCCACTGAACCCAGTCAGTGGAAGCCCCAGCAGGGACGGGACACACAGGGCCCAGAGCTAACCCACAGGCATGGGTGGTCTAAGACCGAGCCCCCGGGCCCTGTGGCCCGGCAAAAACCGGTTCCCTCAAGCTCACCCCGGAGCTGCGCGCTCCCCAAGTCCTTCTCTTCTCCGCCCTCTCCTTCCTACAagagggcagaggaagaggaggaggagttcaGCTTCGATATCATTCCGCCACCGCCAGAGTTCAGCAATGACCCCGAGCCCCCCGCCCGTGGGCCCCCCGCCCCTGGGCTGCAGCATCAGGGCCTCCGCGGGTCCCCACCGAGGAACAGCTTCTCAGACTTGGGGCAGTCCCGGAACGCGGGCTTCTCGCGCTTCCCGGGCGCTCAGTACCCCGGCCCCGGGGGCCTGGATCGCTTCTCGGGCAGCGGACGCTGCTCGCTCATCAAGAAACGCTTGTACGTCGGGGAACCCAACTGCAACCCCGGGACGCCCCGCGGCTCCACCGGCCGCAGCCTGAGCTCCCCCAACTGCTTCGGGCCGCAGCCAGGAGGTCCTGAGATGCGACGGGTCAACTCGGCGGGCCGTGCGGCCCCCGGAGGCCTGCACGCACGAAGGCTGTCGCTGGAGGGCGCCCGGGGCGCAGCCGAGGTCAAGTACAAGGCTCCCGGCGGAGGCAGTGGCAGTGGTAGCAAACCTGGGGACTATGGCTTCGTCCCTGCCAAAGGCAGCAG GTCTCCCCACGGCACCACCCACTATGGAAGTCCCATCAACACGTTCACCGTGAGGCCCGGGACCCGCCATCCCATCTCCTACGCCTACCCTGGGACCCATCGGAAAGCCGCTTCTTGA
- the Taf8 gene encoding transcription initiation factor TFIID subunit 8 isoform X5, whose protein sequence is MLQSYISEIGRSAKSYCEHTARTQPTLSDIVVTLVEMGFNVDTLPAYAKRSQRMVITAPPVTSQPVTPKALTAGQNRPHPPHIPSHFPEFPDPHTYIKTPTYREPVSDYQVLREKAASQRRDVERALTRFMAKTGETQSLFKDDVSTFPLIAARPFTIPYLTALLPSELEIQQMEETDSSEQDEQTDTENIALHISTDESGAEKENASVLQQSASLSGSRSGEESVIDNPYLRPVKKPKIRRKKSLS, encoded by the exons ACATCTCGGAAATTGGGAGAAGTGCCAAGTCTTACTGCGAGCACACAGCCAGGACCCAGCCCACACTGTCGGACATCGTGGTCACACTGGTTGAAATGG GGTTTAACGTGGACACTCTCCCTGCTTACGCAAAACGGTCTCAGAGGATGGTCATCACTGCAC CCCCAGTGACCAGCCAGCCAGTGACTCCAAAGGCCCTCACTGCAGGGCAGAACCGACCCCACCCCCCCCACATCCCCAGCCATTTTCCCGAGTTTCCGGATCCCCACACCTACATCAAAACTCCG ACATACCGTGAGCCAGTGTCTGACTACCAGGTCCTGCGAGAGAAGGCTGCATCTCAGAGGCGAGACGTGGAGCGAGCACTCACCCGCTTCATGGCCAAGACAGGAGAGACCCAGAGTCTTTTCAAGGATGACGTCAGCACTTTCCCTT TGATTGCTGCCAGGCCTTTCACCATCCCCTACCTCACAGCCTTGCTTCCCTCTGAGCTGGAGATACAGCAGATGGAAGAGACAGACTCCTCGGAGCAGGATgagcagacagacacagagaacatCGCTCTTCATATCAGCACG GATGAGTCCGGAGCTGAGAAGGAGAATGCCTCTGTCCTGCAGCAGAGCGCCTCCTTGTCCGGCAGCCGGAGCGGGGAGGAGAGCGTCATCGACAACCCCTACCTGCGGCCTGTGAAGAAGCCCAAGATCCGCAggaagaa GTCCCTCTCGTGA